AACTTATGGTCTTATCCGGATAACAAATATTATGAATATTCTAAGAATTATCCACATCACCCAATATTTAGTCAAGGAAGATTAATAGATTCAATAACTTATTACTTAGATAAAGATCTTTCAGGGATTCAAATTACACGATACAATCATTGATGGTTTGGAGTGTGTTTATTTTAAGTTTAATGATCATGACAAGGATGGTATGTATAGGGTACTATTCTTCAGGAATTTAAGATTCTTATTCTGAAATACAATTTAACAATGTTGTGAAAGATAAATTAGATTTTGATTTTGCTAATTTTTCATTACCATCAGATGCCATTCCCGCTGTTGAGGATACGACGAAATTGTTAGGCAAGGGTGATGATAATACTATTTAGAATGCTAAAGAACTGAATGGGAAAGATCATTTTTCTAAAGATTTTAAGGTTAAAATAACCTTGCTTTTCCTAACTATTATGGATTGTCCAGCAAATGAGATTTCCATTAAATTGCTGAATAAATTGAAAGAGAAATATACTGCTGAAGAAATCCAATTGAACGGCGTCTTTTCAGAAAGTCCGAAAAGATTTGAAAGTTAAATTTAATTTTAAAATATAGACTTTTCTATTATAGGAAATGGAAGGCCAATTGAGAAATTGTACCATGCTAAGGGTTCTCCTATTTTTTGCCTGATTGATAAGGATGGGAAAATCTACTTCGGTCAGTTTGGATATAATGACAAGTTGCAGGAAGGATTAATCAGGAATATTGCGGAGATGACAATTCAATAGTTATGAATAAGTGATTGATTAATTTAAACGATAAATTATAATCCAAATGTCATAAACTTACGATTGTTTATAATCATTCTAAATAATATATATCTTTACTACCAAAGAAAAAGCAGTTTCAATTATACAGAAGTCCTGTTTACCCGCATGAAGATAGGCGTGCGGGTAATGCAGGCACAATATTAAGATTGCCGGTATATGAATAAATGTAGCCTAAAAATTCTTTCTAAAAATGACTTAGGTTTCATAAGTATGCCTGAGGATCAAAATATCATCCACCTTTGTTTCAACAATATTCTTATAAATTTCAGCAAAGAAGATTTTTTCACTTTTAGGAGGATTGTAAAAGATATATTTAAAGAAAATGAACCCATCCCATTTCCCGATGGCAGAGAGCGAATTCTTCTTAACAGTCCATATCAGGGGATAAATTTTTCCTTCAACCAATTTGAAATGGGAGAATTGGTCAGGTCTTTAGATGAAGCATATTATATGGAGAGAATCTATTCATATCTTCAATAGAACCAATTTATAGACTTGACAATTATATTTTTCAGCTTTGATAAATCCACTTTATTCACATAGTTGTAAAATTAAATATTTGGCTTTGAATTGTTTGCTGAAGATCATTCAAAAAATATCTATAAAATATTTTGTAAATCAGAATTAACCCCTATATTTGCACACCGCAACAGCGAAAAGGAGAATTAGCTCAGCTGGTTCAGAGCATCTGCCTTACAAGCAGAGGGTCACTGGTTCGAATCCAGTATTCTCCACCAAAAATAAAAAAGGAGGCTTAGCTCAGCTGGTTCAGAGCATCTGCCTTACAAGCAGAGGGTCACTGGTTCGAATCCAGTAGCCTCCACTACCGAAAGAAAAGCATCAAGAAATTGGTGCTTTTTTATTTTTGGTAAAATCTCATTTTCGCCCAAGTTTGGGGTCCGTTTCAAAGCAATGTATGTTATACTCATTATATTCCTCCAAAATGGACCATTATTATATCGGTTTTACCAAAGACATCACAAACAGGTTACGAAGACACAATACCAAAAACAAAGGTGTTACAAATAAAGCCGAGGATTGGGAAATTGTGTATAGAGAATATTTCGATGATAAGTTAGATGCTATGTAAAGAGAAAAAGAAATTAAGAGTTGGAAAAGCAGGGGCTTAATCGAGAAATTAATTGCCTTAGCTAGTTCAGGTAAATTCTACTAAAAGTCGGAAGTGGTCAATGTTCGAAACCAGTAGCATCAAATTTCCTTGGAAAGCAATATTTTGTTAGGATTAAAGGTTGGTGAGGACACCAACCTTGGCAAAGTCCTCTCTACAATTCTTTGATTGCAATATTCCTGAAACTAACAGAGTCTGTATGGTTTTGGAAGGCAATTTTTCCTTTAGGGTATGTTCCAAAGTCGGGGTAATTCTTCATATTGCTGTTTGCGATTTTTTGTTTGAAAGCCGATGTGTTGATACTGTCCTGAAAGGTTATTTTATCGTTGAGCCAGAATGTTACCTGTCCGCCTTGCTGTTTTATCTTGCCTTTGTTCCACTCGCCGTAAGGGTTTGGGTATGAATTTGAGCCGATGCATTCTACCGAGTACAAGCATCCTGCCCAATGGGTTGAATCAACTTGGTGCCTTGGTTCTGCATTGGCATTGTCGAGAAGTTGCATTTCTAGCCCTGTTGCAAATGTCGCCGCATAAGTGCTGTCTTCTTTAACATTGATAAATACACCGCTATTGCCTCCTTTTTTTACTTTCCATTCAAAGTCAAGTTCGAAATTTTCATATTCTTTGTCACTTATCAAGTCTCCAAATTCTCCTTTACCTTTAGGGTCACAGATCAACTCGCCATTTTCGACTTTCCATTTGGACTCTAGAATGCCTCTGTTGTACACATGCCAGCCATCCAGATCTTTGCCATTGTAAAAAGTAGTAGAGTCATTGGAGGTTTCCGTGCTTTTATTCGTGTTGGGTTGGTTGCAGGAAGCAATTCCCAATGATAGTGAAATTGCATAGATTGAAAGGTTCTTGAT
The Sphingobacterium daejeonense genome window above contains:
- a CDS encoding GIY-YIG nuclease family protein — translated: MLYSLYSSKMDHYYIGFTKDITNRLRRHNTKNKGVTNKAEDWEIVYREYFDDKLDAM
- a CDS encoding 3-keto-disaccharide hydrolase; the protein is MSIKNLSIYAISLSLGIASCNQPNTNKSTETSNDSTTFYNGKDLDGWHVYNRGILESKWKVENGELICDPKGKGEFGDLISDKEYENFELDFEWKVKKGGNSGVFINVKEDSTYAATFATGLEMQLLDNANAEPRHQVDSTHWAGCLYSVECIGSNSYPNPYGEWNKGKIKQQGGQVTFWLNDKITFQDSINTSAFKQKIANSNMKNYPDFGTYPKGKIAFQNHTDSVSFRNIAIKEL
- a CDS encoding DUF6686 family protein; translation: MNKCSLKILSKNDLGFISMPEDQNIIHLCFNNILINFSKEDFFTFRRIVKDIFKENEPIPFPDGRERILLNSPYQGINFSFNQFEMGELVRSLDEAYYMERIYSYLQ